A DNA window from Paenibacillus sp. HWE-109 contains the following coding sequences:
- a CDS encoding stalk domain-containing protein: MKKYIIGFIFGAVLSTSSVIYASDSIQSLLWPVQFEINGKSHELGDDYAVLNYKGHAYVPVRFVAEKLNQGINYRNKDNTISIMTEPSGDNEAEKKIWQIQYRIHVGDDKNHIISIFGEPSKITNNFKKEIWRYDISARNDYKYSESSQNNLDFSGLENGSIGAQLYITWTNDGQIDSIVSGFKQDRWVYNYYVLTDGSSGINLME; this comes from the coding sequence ATGAAGAAATATATTATTGGTTTTATCTTTGGAGCAGTTCTTTCTACATCGTCGGTTATTTACGCATCAGATTCGATTCAATCATTACTTTGGCCTGTTCAGTTTGAAATCAATGGAAAATCCCATGAATTAGGGGATGACTACGCAGTGCTTAACTATAAGGGTCATGCATATGTACCTGTACGTTTTGTTGCAGAAAAATTAAATCAAGGTATTAATTACAGAAATAAGGATAACACAATCTCTATTATGACTGAGCCTAGTGGTGATAACGAGGCGGAAAAAAAAATATGGCAAATACAATATCGAATACATGTAGGAGATGACAAAAATCACATCATATCGATTTTTGGAGAGCCTTCCAAAATCACCAATAATTTTAAAAAAGAAATTTGGAGATATGATATTTCGGCTAGAAATGATTATAAATACTCAGAGTCATCACAAAATAATTTGGATTTTAGTGGTTTAGAAAATGGAAGTATCGGAGCTCAACTTTATATTACGTGGACAAATGATGGGCAAATTGATTCTATTGTTTCAGGGTTCAAACAGGATAGATGGGTATATAATTATTATGTCCTTACGGATGGATCTTCAGGAATTAATTTGATGGAATAA
- a CDS encoding aspartate/glutamate racemase family protein, with product MKTIGLIGGMSWESSLLYYQIINQRVKEKLGGYHSAKCLMYSVDFHEIKTLQDQGKWEEATRIMIDSAQRLQAGGSDFIVICTNTMHKMAKEVAESVTIPLVHIADATAAEIVKCGIRKVALLGTAFTMEQDFYKGRLTDKFGLEVLVPGDAARKIIHDIIYQELCLGIVKESSKASYIAIIQDLVQEGAEAVILGCTEIGLLLSAKDCSIPVFDTTRIHAEYAVDFALRDE from the coding sequence ATGAAAACAATTGGGCTAATAGGTGGCATGAGCTGGGAGTCATCCTTGCTGTATTATCAAATTATCAATCAGCGTGTAAAAGAAAAACTAGGCGGATACCATTCTGCGAAATGTTTGATGTACTCGGTGGATTTTCATGAAATTAAGACGCTTCAAGATCAAGGGAAATGGGAGGAAGCTACACGAATCATGATTGATTCTGCGCAGCGACTCCAAGCCGGGGGTTCTGATTTCATTGTGATATGCACGAATACGATGCATAAGATGGCTAAGGAAGTAGCGGAATCAGTGACAATTCCTTTGGTACATATAGCTGACGCGACGGCGGCTGAGATTGTAAAGTGCGGTATTCGTAAAGTCGCTTTGCTGGGTACAGCTTTTACAATGGAGCAAGATTTTTACAAGGGCAGACTAACTGACAAATTTGGACTTGAGGTCCTTGTTCCAGGTGACGCAGCAAGGAAGATTATTCATGATATCATCTATCAAGAACTTTGCCTCGGAATTGTCAAAGAAAGCTCTAAAGCCTCCTATATTGCGATCATTCAGGATCTTGTCCAAGAGGGAGCAGAGGCAGTGATTCTTGGCTGCACAGAAATTGGCTTATTACTATCGGCAAAGGATTGCAGCATTCCTGTGTTTGATACGACTAGGATTCACGCTGAATACGCTGTGGATTTTGCATTGCGGGATGAATAG
- a CDS encoding NucA/NucB deoxyribonuclease domain-containing protein: protein MKKSFLFLIVMLLAVATSYYLYNSEILQGEEGVRVTITFPSDRYPETAAHIRDAISNGKSSVCTIDRVHAEEHRKLSLKGVATKSGFDRDEWPMAMCSEGGKGADIRYVSPSDNRGAGSWFSNQLEKYPNGTRVAVQVK from the coding sequence ATGAAGAAGAGTTTTTTATTCCTGATCGTTATGCTGCTTGCAGTAGCAACTTCTTATTATTTGTATAATAGTGAGATTCTGCAAGGAGAAGAAGGCGTCCGAGTGACCATTACATTCCCAAGTGATCGCTATCCGGAAACGGCAGCGCACATTAGGGATGCCATCTCGAATGGCAAATCGTCTGTGTGCACGATAGATCGAGTTCATGCCGAAGAGCACCGCAAACTATCGCTGAAAGGCGTTGCGACCAAGAGCGGATTCGATCGTGACGAGTGGCCGATGGCGATGTGCTCGGAAGGCGGCAAAGGCGCCGATATCCGGTATGTTTCGCCATCGGACAATCGTGGAGCAGGCTCGTGGTTCTCTAACCAGTTGGAGAAATATCCGAATGGAACAAGGGTGGCCGTTCAAGTGAAATAG
- a CDS encoding phytanoyl-CoA dioxygenase family protein, with protein sequence MTQKVSSIADELYLDGLITDKLEDRPFPYRLAELFQDLSADHFLKYGRSWRDRIPGYFTLMSNPKILDAVESLIGGELFSNPVYNVRPKVPKVAAGAVPWHQDKSYWPDANSNPVITVWIPLVDANEINGCLHIKPKTHRKRVLKWHQETYTGTGYTALKESQLGKTETVALPVPAGSAILFNDRCLHMSTPNLSNEVRWSVDLRYQPTDQDPMLNHGAGFLARSRKKPALVATLEDWLANRPEHAE encoded by the coding sequence ATGACCCAGAAGGTTTCTAGCATTGCCGATGAGCTTTATCTGGATGGACTTATTACTGACAAGCTGGAGGATCGACCCTTTCCGTACCGATTGGCCGAGCTTTTCCAAGATTTATCAGCAGATCATTTCCTGAAATATGGCCGGAGCTGGCGCGACCGCATTCCTGGCTACTTCACGCTCATGAGCAACCCTAAAATCTTGGACGCTGTTGAATCTTTAATTGGAGGTGAGCTATTCTCGAATCCCGTGTACAACGTCCGCCCGAAAGTTCCGAAGGTAGCAGCCGGAGCCGTTCCTTGGCACCAAGACAAATCGTATTGGCCTGATGCCAATTCTAATCCCGTTATTACAGTGTGGATCCCGCTTGTTGATGCCAATGAGATAAACGGATGCCTTCATATCAAGCCCAAGACGCACCGTAAACGTGTGCTCAAATGGCATCAAGAGACTTACACAGGAACAGGTTACACGGCTTTGAAGGAAAGCCAGCTAGGCAAAACGGAAACTGTAGCCTTGCCTGTACCTGCAGGAAGCGCAATTCTTTTCAATGACCGCTGCCTGCATATGTCCACTCCGAATCTGTCTAATGAGGTTCGCTGGAGCGTTGATCTTCGTTATCAGCCTACGGATCAAGATCCTATGCTTAATCACGGTGCAGGTTTTCTCGCAAGAAGCCGCAAAAAACCTGCGCTTGTCGCTACTTTGGAGGATTGGCTTGCGAACAGGCCTGAACACGCGGAATAA
- a CDS encoding AraC family transcriptional regulator — MSLITSANPFVRVAHYYRFPIVRNQDERVRIGYCYAFHFVAGGRGSITVGGRTYPVKKGDLIYFPPEVRHAFYSNEDHPLSTYNLYCELWNCNIATSQHLVWDESNFNPDLLTLVNPCPELESLSVITPVQYHSLLGQTLIHAVTQFNKKEPYTELIVNSLVKAFLLELVQAASRSQFSDYRILPIIERIDKEASRSRGYEEWMAECGLHKTQFHELFKQATGMSPKAYWTQAIMRHVEAALWESNRSVTAIAEDFGYSSVHHFTKQFTQFHGVSPTEFRKRQRNRL, encoded by the coding sequence ATGTCCCTTATAACATCAGCTAATCCTTTTGTAAGAGTGGCTCACTATTATCGTTTTCCTATCGTTCGAAATCAGGATGAGCGGGTTAGAATCGGTTATTGTTATGCTTTCCATTTCGTTGCCGGAGGCAGAGGAAGCATTACGGTCGGAGGTCGAACATACCCGGTAAAAAAAGGAGACTTGATTTATTTTCCGCCTGAAGTCAGACATGCTTTTTACTCCAATGAGGATCATCCCTTATCTACGTATAATTTGTATTGTGAACTCTGGAACTGCAATATCGCGACAAGCCAGCATCTAGTATGGGACGAATCCAATTTTAATCCTGACCTGCTCACGCTTGTAAATCCTTGCCCGGAGTTAGAGTCGTTATCCGTCATTACGCCAGTACAATACCACTCCCTGTTGGGACAAACCCTTATACATGCCGTGACCCAATTCAATAAAAAAGAACCTTATACCGAATTAATTGTCAATAGTCTGGTCAAAGCTTTTCTTTTAGAGTTAGTGCAAGCGGCTTCACGATCCCAGTTCTCAGACTATCGAATTCTTCCTATCATCGAGCGAATCGACAAAGAAGCAAGCAGAAGCCGAGGCTATGAAGAATGGATGGCTGAATGCGGGCTCCACAAAACGCAATTTCATGAATTGTTCAAGCAAGCAACAGGCATGTCTCCCAAGGCGTACTGGACCCAAGCGATCATGAGGCATGTGGAAGCTGCACTTTGGGAGAGCAACCGATCCGTTACCGCCATTGCGGAGGATTTCGGTTATTCCTCGGTTCACCATTTCACGAAACAATTTACGCAATTTCATGGCGTATCGCCTACGGAGTTTCGAAAGCGTCAGCGTAATAGGCTGTAG
- a CDS encoding AraC family transcriptional regulator has translation MPDYPIYAYKEMLDEEFPFKIEVRRPLTMNRHLHAHEHLQLCYMLSGSCLHWAAGQQYVLTKGDLFSIPPFQEHRLEERNAMDFVMIQVDFMPHAINESFRDMSQIQTFVDFAYIRPLISEADLMPKMTLPPSTQTVVENLLQVTLVEWEEKEEGYKLAIKAELLKLLVITCRQYQRHSQMQSPNERQIVAHHREAFYEAIAYMETHYQEELHLEGMAAKALMAASYFSHMLKLVRGKSFIELLSAIRIQASMELLRGTDLSVTEIAIRVGYNHISHFNRTFKKHTGVTPGDYRKHQT, from the coding sequence ATGCCTGATTATCCGATCTATGCGTACAAGGAGATGCTTGATGAAGAGTTTCCTTTTAAAATTGAGGTGCGCAGACCGCTTACGATGAATCGCCATCTACACGCCCACGAGCATCTACAGTTGTGCTATATGTTGTCTGGCAGTTGTCTGCATTGGGCCGCAGGTCAGCAATATGTGCTGACCAAAGGGGATCTGTTCTCGATTCCCCCCTTTCAGGAGCATCGTTTGGAAGAACGCAATGCGATGGATTTCGTCATGATCCAGGTCGATTTCATGCCCCATGCCATCAATGAAAGCTTTCGGGACATGTCCCAAATACAAACCTTTGTCGATTTTGCCTATATTCGCCCCCTTATATCCGAAGCCGATTTAATGCCAAAAATGACGCTTCCACCCTCTACTCAGACTGTGGTGGAGAATCTATTGCAAGTCACACTTGTAGAATGGGAAGAGAAGGAAGAGGGGTATAAACTGGCGATCAAAGCCGAGCTGCTCAAGCTGCTCGTCATTACCTGCCGACAATACCAACGCCATTCTCAGATGCAAAGTCCGAATGAACGTCAAATTGTGGCTCATCATCGGGAAGCTTTCTATGAGGCAATTGCTTACATGGAGACCCATTATCAGGAGGAGCTTCATTTGGAGGGAATGGCGGCCAAAGCCTTAATGGCCGCATCATATTTCAGTCATATGCTGAAGTTGGTGAGGGGCAAATCATTCATCGAACTTTTATCAGCCATCCGCATTCAGGCATCTATGGAGTTGCTCCGGGGAACGGATCTTAGCGTAACCGAAATAGCTATCCGTGTTGGATATAACCACATCAGCCATTTCAACCGCACGTTTAAGAAACATACAGGCGTCACGCCAGGCGATTATCGTAAACATCAAACTTAA
- a CDS encoding sugar phosphate isomerase/epimerase family protein, which translates to MRQLAFSTLPCEGWSLDKMIALAQTCGFDGMELREGPYWGISTAMTLEQREEAVRKFEKAGIRITNIGSSVTLTGRPEDEAQLVDFQNVCSLASDLQACGIRIFLGYFTSRRDEPGPYIVYSDIVARIQQACDYAASCGVQVWIETHNEFATGRVLRKLLDDVNRPNCAVIYDVIHPLEEGESPEETIALLGSHCVHVHIKDGIPYEDPIESNWKYTKVGEGQIPIREIIELLEKTGYSGSYSLEWESKWRKELQLPGMEPEIIFPGYTRMLNDIFQSIGE; encoded by the coding sequence ATGAGACAACTGGCTTTCAGCACACTGCCTTGCGAGGGGTGGTCCTTGGACAAGATGATTGCCTTAGCACAGACGTGCGGTTTTGATGGTATGGAGTTGCGGGAAGGGCCGTATTGGGGCATATCGACAGCAATGACGTTAGAGCAGCGAGAAGAGGCCGTTCGGAAATTCGAGAAGGCGGGTATTCGCATCACCAACATTGGCTCAAGTGTCACCTTGACAGGCCGACCTGAAGATGAAGCGCAGCTTGTTGATTTTCAAAACGTATGTTCACTAGCTAGCGATTTGCAGGCTTGTGGGATAAGGATTTTTCTAGGCTACTTCACTAGCCGTAGAGATGAGCCGGGGCCATACATCGTATACAGCGATATCGTAGCACGGATCCAGCAGGCTTGCGACTATGCAGCCTCCTGCGGTGTTCAGGTATGGATCGAAACGCATAATGAATTTGCCACTGGCCGTGTGCTGCGCAAGCTGCTGGATGACGTTAATCGCCCGAATTGCGCTGTCATCTATGATGTCATCCATCCTTTGGAAGAGGGAGAATCCCCGGAAGAAACAATAGCGCTGCTGGGCTCGCATTGCGTGCATGTACATATCAAAGATGGGATTCCTTATGAAGATCCGATCGAGAGCAACTGGAAATATACGAAGGTCGGGGAGGGACAAATCCCGATTCGTGAAATTATTGAGCTGCTTGAGAAGACAGGCTACAGCGGCAGCTATTCCCTCGAGTGGGAAAGCAAATGGCGCAAGGAACTGCAACTTCCCGGTATGGAGCCGGAAATCATATTTCCTGGCTATACCCGAATGCTAAACGATATTTTTCAATCTATAGGGGAATGA
- a CDS encoding hydroxyacid dehydrogenase — MKTLVAISDAGLRELFWPEHTLNKLLRCSEVDFVPINERFTIDQLAERIGEYDACITSWGSPYFTPEVLARADRLKFIGHGAGSVAAIVNEDVFATSIAVTSANKVLALSTAECAVSLIMAGAWDIAGYSHRLKQGQWSQNNRETILGVTRRVVGLVGYGEISKQVIRMLQPFQVQILLTSGYCTQEEAAALGVELCGLDELFERSDIVSLHTTLTPRTQGMVGAEQLKRLRDGALLVNTARGPIVEEKALVEELRTGRIFAALDVYDEEPLPADHALLTLQNVLCLPHIGGYHGLLKRELCDFIVDELQRFVSGEELLGQVTLSHYRRLTPK, encoded by the coding sequence ATGAAAACTTTAGTTGCCATATCTGACGCTGGATTACGGGAGTTGTTCTGGCCGGAGCACACATTGAATAAATTGTTGCGTTGTTCAGAGGTTGATTTTGTCCCCATCAATGAAAGATTTACGATAGATCAGTTGGCTGAGCGAATCGGTGAATATGATGCGTGCATCACCTCATGGGGATCTCCTTATTTTACGCCGGAGGTGCTTGCACGGGCGGATAGATTGAAGTTTATCGGCCATGGAGCCGGCAGTGTAGCGGCTATTGTCAATGAGGACGTGTTCGCCACTTCCATTGCTGTGACATCGGCCAATAAAGTGCTCGCCCTCTCGACAGCAGAATGTGCAGTATCGCTTATTATGGCAGGAGCCTGGGACATAGCTGGTTACAGCCATCGCTTGAAACAGGGGCAGTGGAGCCAGAACAATCGGGAAACGATTCTTGGTGTAACACGAAGAGTTGTCGGACTTGTTGGTTACGGTGAAATCTCCAAGCAGGTCATTCGGATGCTGCAGCCTTTCCAAGTGCAGATATTGCTGACCTCTGGCTATTGTACTCAGGAGGAAGCGGCTGCGCTAGGTGTAGAACTTTGCGGTTTAGATGAGCTGTTTGAGCGCAGTGATATTGTTTCCTTGCACACGACATTGACGCCACGCACGCAAGGAATGGTCGGTGCTGAGCAGCTCAAGCGGCTCCGCGATGGAGCGCTCTTGGTGAATACAGCGCGAGGACCTATTGTAGAGGAGAAGGCTCTCGTGGAGGAGCTGCGCACAGGTCGTATTTTCGCAGCGCTAGACGTTTATGACGAGGAGCCGCTGCCTGCCGATCATGCTTTGCTGACGTTGCAGAACGTGCTATGCCTGCCGCATATCGGTGGATATCATGGCCTGCTGAAACGTGAACTCTGCGATTTCATCGTGGATGAGCTGCAGCGTTTTGTAAGTGGCGAAGAACTGCTTGGTCAAGTCACCTTGTCTCACTACCGCAGACTAACGCCCAAATAA
- a CDS encoding sulfatase family protein, producing the protein MKKPNILLITTDQQHWNTLGAYNHEISTPNLDRLVREGTMFNRAYCPNPTCTPTRASIITGMYPSQHGAWTLGTKLLEDRHVMTEDFRAGGYQSALIGKAHFQPLRSTEEYPSVESYPIMQDLEYWRNYKEKFYGFDHVELARNHTNEAHVGQHYALWLEEKGCLNWRDYFLPPTGTMDPSTTYKWPIPEEFHYNTWIAERSNAMLETYKDKEESFFLWSSFFDPHPEYLVPEPWDTMYDPSQLTIPVVTPGEHDKNPPHFGLTQEDNPDFSYLKEPGGHEAHGYHSHLYYGYGDKFRLTDEHKAKMVAVYYGMISMMDAYIGKILDKLDELGLTENTIVIFTTDHGHFFGQHGLQAKGGFHYEDLIKIPFIARYPGHIPQGKESSALQSLVDLAPTFLSFCDIPIPRTMTGVDQREVWLGQKEQARDHVLCEFHHQPTTIHQKTYVNDRFKITIYYNETYGELFDLENDPGEINNLWADQAFADLKSELLLKYAWAELGKEPMPMPRIWGA; encoded by the coding sequence ATGAAGAAACCTAATATATTGCTAATTACAACCGATCAGCAGCACTGGAATACGCTCGGAGCTTATAATCATGAAATTTCGACACCGAACTTGGATCGTTTAGTTCGAGAAGGTACGATGTTTAATCGGGCCTATTGTCCGAATCCGACCTGCACGCCAACGCGGGCGTCTATTATTACTGGGATGTATCCAAGTCAGCACGGTGCCTGGACGCTTGGGACCAAGCTGTTGGAGGATCGACATGTGATGACCGAAGATTTCCGTGCGGGTGGCTATCAGTCCGCCTTAATCGGCAAAGCCCATTTTCAGCCGCTGCGTTCTACAGAGGAATATCCTTCCGTTGAGTCATATCCGATCATGCAGGATTTGGAATATTGGCGAAATTATAAAGAGAAATTTTATGGATTCGACCATGTGGAGCTCGCCAGAAATCATACGAACGAAGCCCATGTCGGCCAACATTATGCACTGTGGCTAGAGGAGAAGGGATGTCTGAACTGGCGGGACTATTTCTTGCCTCCAACGGGTACGATGGACCCTTCAACGACGTATAAATGGCCTATTCCGGAAGAGTTTCACTATAATACGTGGATTGCGGAACGTTCAAATGCGATGTTGGAAACGTACAAAGACAAGGAGGAGAGCTTTTTCCTCTGGAGCAGCTTCTTTGATCCTCATCCGGAATATTTGGTGCCAGAGCCGTGGGATACGATGTATGATCCATCCCAATTGACGATTCCTGTGGTGACACCAGGGGAACATGATAAAAATCCACCGCATTTTGGATTAACCCAGGAGGATAATCCTGATTTCTCTTATCTGAAAGAGCCTGGGGGTCATGAGGCTCACGGATATCACTCCCATCTGTACTATGGCTATGGGGACAAGTTTCGCTTAACCGATGAGCATAAGGCGAAGATGGTAGCTGTGTATTACGGCATGATCAGCATGATGGATGCCTATATCGGCAAGATTTTGGATAAACTCGATGAGCTTGGTTTGACTGAAAATACGATCGTGATTTTTACGACGGACCACGGTCATTTCTTTGGGCAGCACGGTTTGCAGGCCAAGGGCGGTTTTCATTATGAGGATCTCATCAAAATCCCTTTTATAGCACGTTACCCAGGTCATATACCGCAAGGAAAAGAAAGTTCCGCTCTGCAATCGTTAGTTGATTTGGCGCCAACGTTCCTCTCCTTCTGCGACATTCCGATTCCACGGACCATGACAGGCGTAGATCAGCGTGAAGTCTGGCTTGGTCAGAAGGAACAGGCAAGAGACCATGTATTGTGCGAATTCCATCATCAACCAACGACGATTCATCAGAAAACCTATGTCAATGATAGATTTAAGATCACGATATACTATAATGAAACGTACGGGGAACTTTTTGATTTGGAAAATGATCCTGGAGAAATTAATAATCTTTGGGCGGATCAGGCATTTGCCGATTTGAAATCCGAATTGCTGCTCAAGTATGCATGGGCAGAACTTGGCAAAGAACCAATGCCGATGCCGAGGATATGGGGAGCTTAA
- a CDS encoding AraC family transcriptional regulator — protein MQEFGNEFADFWYSIPQDIQTAGGCWVVRAGQNIAKPSYHVGPKVIEQISIHWILQGTVRVTNGHQIVILSRGDLFCLFPGISYVYETMEAPNTLPLRMAWLAMEGHQLPHMLADLGLSTALFWTKGIVNPNVIGAIHSVLELFEKQEHDPLREQSLLFDLFWKMKISAKGSTSLAGTHWLDQVKAYLDLHFTENIRIEDAARQVGIHRSHLSVAFVKKFGCSPQHYLQKLRMEKGARLLRECDWSVTEVALSLGYPELYAFTRTFTKYYGVSPRAYKGQLG, from the coding sequence ATGCAGGAATTTGGAAATGAGTTTGCCGACTTTTGGTATTCAATTCCCCAAGACATACAAACTGCCGGAGGATGCTGGGTTGTAAGGGCTGGACAGAATATAGCCAAACCCAGCTATCATGTTGGACCTAAAGTTATCGAACAGATCAGCATCCATTGGATTCTTCAAGGAACCGTGAGGGTTACGAACGGCCATCAAATCGTTATCCTCAGCAGGGGAGATTTGTTTTGTCTGTTTCCAGGTATTTCTTATGTGTATGAAACCATGGAGGCGCCGAACACGCTGCCCCTGCGGATGGCCTGGCTAGCCATGGAAGGGCACCAACTGCCCCATATGCTTGCCGATTTAGGGCTTTCAACTGCGCTGTTCTGGACCAAAGGGATCGTGAATCCGAATGTCATTGGGGCTATTCACAGCGTGCTTGAATTATTTGAAAAGCAGGAACATGATCCTTTGAGGGAACAAAGTTTGTTGTTTGATTTATTTTGGAAAATGAAAATAAGCGCGAAGGGTTCGACTAGCTTGGCGGGGACCCATTGGCTCGATCAAGTGAAGGCGTATCTGGATCTGCATTTTACCGAAAATATTCGGATTGAAGATGCAGCCCGCCAGGTGGGGATTCACCGCTCCCATCTTTCCGTCGCTTTTGTTAAGAAGTTCGGTTGTTCACCGCAGCACTATTTGCAAAAGTTAAGAATGGAGAAGGGCGCTCGCCTATTGCGGGAATGTGACTGGTCCGTGACGGAGGTTGCCCTGTCCTTGGGCTATCCAGAGCTATATGCGTTCACAAGGACATTTACGAAGTATTATGGGGTTTCGCCCAGAGCGTACAAAGGCCAATTGGGATGA
- the shc gene encoding squalene--hopene cyclase, translating into MPVWRDVAAEIHRMTGMLERVQKEDGSWRFCFENGILTDAYLIIVLKTLEQPQETLIRQLHDRILSKQETNGAWKVYQDEEDGNLDATVDAYYALLYSGYSQKTDESMLKAAKFILSKGGLQQVKTVLTHAFLAATGQSPWPTSLKIPPEFLLLPPSSPISFFDFSGYARVHFTPILIMANLGFSKRNAATPDLSDLYTRNDWTSVERHNSEREDLTSTRTLKELLSTIQSALKELSGLPWLLRDRGIHSAEQYMLKRIEADGTLYSYSSCTLLMIMALLALGYDKQHPVITNALSGLTAMLWNLNGHVHLQNSPSTVWDTALLSYALQQAGTSPDHPSIRKSMDYLLRVQQTLLGDWSLHVSHPLPGGWGFSESNAINPDVDDTTAALRAIRGLSLVDPEYRDAWNRGLNWVLSMQNKDGGWPAFEKGVTNKLLTLFPIDGAADAAIDPSTADLTGRTLEFLGTTAGLDRKHAFIGRGADWLLSNQEANGSWYGRWGICYIYGTWSALTGLAAVGIEADHPAVRNAVQWLLSIQNADGGWGESCTSDRSKRYVPLGASTPSQTAWALDALIAVSPEPSPEIDKGIERLLSLLHLEDWTTRYPTGSGLPGCLYTDYHSYRYIWPLLTLNMYQNKYAKETSRKLLRTQYPLFEQKHSL; encoded by the coding sequence ATGCCTGTTTGGAGGGACGTTGCCGCGGAAATACACCGCATGACCGGCATGCTCGAACGTGTACAAAAAGAAGACGGCTCTTGGCGATTTTGCTTTGAAAATGGTATTTTGACAGATGCCTACTTGATTATTGTCCTTAAGACGTTGGAACAACCGCAGGAGACGCTGATCAGGCAGCTCCATGACCGAATCCTTTCCAAGCAGGAAACGAATGGCGCCTGGAAGGTCTACCAGGATGAAGAAGACGGTAACCTAGACGCCACAGTTGATGCCTATTACGCGTTGTTGTATTCCGGCTATAGCCAGAAAACGGACGAATCGATGCTAAAAGCAGCAAAGTTCATCCTCTCCAAGGGTGGCCTCCAGCAAGTGAAAACGGTCCTCACCCATGCTTTTCTAGCAGCTACCGGACAATCCCCATGGCCAACTTCGCTAAAAATCCCACCGGAATTCTTGCTGCTGCCTCCTTCCTCACCGATCAGTTTTTTCGACTTTTCCGGATATGCGCGCGTTCACTTTACACCAATTTTAATAATGGCGAATCTAGGTTTCAGCAAGCGCAACGCCGCTACACCTGATCTATCCGATTTGTATACCCGCAATGACTGGACGTCTGTTGAGAGGCACAACTCAGAGCGGGAAGACTTAACTTCCACCCGCACGCTCAAGGAGCTGCTCAGCACCATTCAATCCGCCCTGAAGGAACTGTCAGGACTGCCATGGCTCCTACGTGATCGCGGGATACACTCTGCGGAGCAGTATATGCTCAAACGGATAGAAGCCGATGGAACGCTTTACAGCTATTCCTCCTGTACGCTGCTCATGATTATGGCTTTGCTGGCCCTTGGGTATGATAAGCAGCACCCTGTTATTACAAATGCACTCAGCGGCCTAACGGCGATGCTATGGAACCTGAACGGACACGTTCATCTGCAAAATTCTCCTTCAACGGTTTGGGATACAGCCTTGCTTTCTTACGCTCTCCAGCAAGCCGGCACATCGCCGGATCACCCCTCCATTCGCAAATCGATGGATTACCTGTTGCGTGTTCAGCAAACCCTATTAGGCGACTGGAGCCTTCATGTATCTCATCCCCTTCCCGGCGGTTGGGGCTTCTCCGAGTCCAATGCAATTAACCCGGATGTTGACGACACTACTGCTGCTCTGAGGGCTATACGGGGATTATCACTCGTTGACCCTGAATACCGCGATGCTTGGAACCGGGGCTTAAACTGGGTGCTGTCTATGCAAAATAAAGATGGCGGCTGGCCCGCTTTCGAGAAAGGAGTCACCAACAAGCTGCTCACCTTGTTCCCGATCGACGGCGCGGCTGACGCGGCTATTGACCCTTCTACGGCTGATTTAACGGGAAGAACGTTGGAATTCCTTGGGACAACCGCAGGTTTGGATAGGAAACATGCTTTCATAGGAAGAGGTGCCGATTGGTTGCTCAGCAACCAGGAAGCGAACGGATCATGGTACGGACGCTGGGGGATTTGCTATATCTATGGCACATGGTCAGCCCTGACAGGTCTAGCGGCTGTGGGAATTGAAGCAGATCACCCTGCTGTCAGGAACGCCGTTCAATGGCTGCTTAGCATTCAGAATGCCGATGGCGGCTGGGGGGAATCCTGCACCAGCGACCGCAGCAAACGATATGTGCCGCTCGGCGCCAGCACTCCCTCCCAAACGGCATGGGCACTTGATGCCCTTATCGCCGTAAGTCCTGAACCGTCGCCCGAGATCGATAAAGGCATAGAGCGATTGCTCAGCCTACTGCATCTGGAGGACTGGACGACTCGCTATCCCACAGGCTCAGGGTTGCCGGGCTGCCTCTACACCGATTATCACAGTTATCGCTATATTTGGCCGCTCCTCACACTGAATATGTATCAAAACAAATATGCGAAGGAAACTTCGAGGAAACTCTTACGAACTCAATATCCCTTATTCGAGCAAAAACACTCACTCTGA